In Colletotrichum lupini chromosome 6, complete sequence, a single window of DNA contains:
- a CDS encoding RNA polymerase Rpb4 has translation MSHHAPTSRPKPPPPGSEEASSILNLGEFQHVDTLTLSEASLVINALVTKRKMDRKNINETEMLTQTLNYLDAFSRFRQKENVEAVERLLSAHKQLAKFERAQIGSLCCETAEEAKTLIPSLQDKISDDDLQILLDEISKLQSR, from the exons ATGTCGCATCACGCTCCCACCTCGCGCCCGAAGCCCCCTCCCCCGGGCAGCGAGGAGGCATCGTCCATCCTCAACCTCGGCGAATTCCAACACGTCGACACGCTCACATTGTCCGAAGCATCACTCGTCATCAACGCGCTCGTGACCAAGCGCAAGATGGATCGCAAGAACATTAACGAGACCGA GATGTTGACACAGACTCTCAACTACCTGGATGCCTTCTCCCGATTCCGCCAGAAAGAGAATGTCGAGGCCGTCGAGCGACTGCTCTCCGCACACAAGCAGCTCGCCAAGTTTGAGCGTGCACAAATAG GGTCGCTTTGTTGCGAAACGGCCGAAGAAGCCAAGACACTCATTCCGTCCCTACAAGACAAGATCTCCGACGATGATCTCCAAATACTCCTCGATGAGATCAGCAAGCTTCAAAGCAGATGA
- a CDS encoding 6,7-dimethyl-8-ribityllumazine synthase, giving the protein MSDIKGPTPQQHDGSALRIGIVHARWNSSIIEPLVKGAKEKLLACGVKESSIVVQSVPGAWELPISVQRLYQASQVQSAQSGTGTSAGDLLGASTTDLTSLPTETASGQPFDAIIAVGVLIKGETMHFEYIADAVSQGLMRVGLDTGVPVIFGVLTVLSDEQAQARAGLTAGGHNHGEDWGLAAVELGVKRKAWAAGKME; this is encoded by the exons ATGTCCGACATCAAGGGACCTACCCCGCAACAGCACGACGGCAGCGCCCTGCGCATCGGTATCGTCCACGCCCGCTGGAACTCGTCCATCATCGAACCCCTCGTCAAGGGCGCCAAGGAGAAGCTCCTCGCCTGCGGCGTAAAGGAGTCCAGCATCGTCGTCCAGTCCGTCCCGGGAGCTTGGGAGCTCCCCATCTCCGTCCAGAG ACTCTACCAAGCCTCCCAAGTCCAATCCGCACAATCCGGCACCGGCACCTCGGCCGGCGACCTCCTCGGCGCCTCCACCACGGATCTGACCTCCCTCCCCACCGAAACCGCCAGCGGCCAGCCATTTGACGCCATCATCGCCGTCGGCGTCCTCATCAAGGGCGAGACGATGCACTTTGAGTACATTGCCGACGCCGTCTCCCAGGGCCTCATGCGCGTCGGCCTCGACACGGGCGTCCCCGTCATCTTTGGCGTCCTGACCGTCCTCAGCGACGAGCAGGCTCAGGCCCGCGCCGGGCTCACGGCCGGCGGTCACAACCACGGCGAGGACTGGGGCCTGGCCGCCGTCGAGCTCGGCGTCAAGCGCAAGGCGTGGGCTGCGGGCAAGATGGAGTGA
- a CDS encoding CPL domain-containing protein — MASTGVKRKSAPAAGKGAADGKFNKKAKVESKKKAQPVETPEEDDEGSFEDDSEDSDDGGVQLTPRDRAQQAQAKDKKDGANGADKNKNFERGQNSRESHAIQKKLALERKMAKPLADELARTKKIWERLRRKSHVPSEERKQLVDELFTIITGRVKEFVLKHDATRAVQTALKYATATQRKQITRELQGTYTQLAESRYAKFLIAKMVVQADGEIKDLIIPEFYGKVRKLINHPEASWILDDIYRQIATKEQKAILLREWYGPEFALLERSKDEKPTSDLATILEQNPSKKAYILKSLNDMINSLVQKKMTGFTMLHDAMLQYFLNVEPGTENFNLFVEMIKDDEEGDLLKNMAFTRSGSRLVALLLAHGSSKDRRNLLKAYKDNFVLMSGDPNAHIVILTAFDVIDDTKMSSKAIFPELIGDDKEKATDNIVVSTSNPFAKATLLYLLEGQTRALFSDNMSDDLAILKEVHAIRQTTSKKDAEIRRKELVAVMSPALITAVVEAAPALVADPFGCQLVADVLLSAEGDKTAALEAVAAVAEGDPGAEPMEVEGVPTPVHVSRTAFGGRLIKTLIAGGKFNKETGKVEPVEPPLKFADILYPIIKDYIVDWATGPSSFVVLNMLEAEDFSHAAELKKTLKKHKKDLQKAATEETAEQKEAKEARAQKDSEKGEKGAKKGKKGAKKADKPVGNLGSKLLLEKL, encoded by the exons ATGGCTTCCACCGGTGTCAAGAGAAAGAGTGCCCCTGCCGCTGGTAAGGGTGCTGCCGACGGCAAATTCAACAAGAAGGCCAAGGTCGAGTCGAAGAAGAAGGCCCAACCCGTCGAGACCCCCGAGGAAGACGATGAGGGAAGTTTCGAGGATGACTCTGAGGACTCGGACGACGGCGGTGTCCAGCTCACCCCTCGCGATCGTGCCCAGCAGGCTCAGGCCAAGGACAAGAAGGATGGCGCCAATGGCGCCGACAAGAACAAGAACTTTGAGAGAG GTCAAAACTCGAGAGAGTCCCATGCCATCCAAAAGAAGCTCGCCCTGGAGCGCAAGATGGCCAAGCCCCTCGCCGACGAACTCGCTCGAACCAAGAAGATCTGGGAGAGGTTGAGGAGGAAGTCCCACGTTCCGTCCGAGGAGCGGAAGCAGCTAGTCGATGAGCTCTTCACCATCATCACCGGCCGCGTCAAGGAATTCGTCCTCAAGCATGACGCCACACGCGCTGTTCAGACCGCCCTTAAGTACGCCACGGCTACCCAACGGAAACAAATTACCCGCGAGCTGCAGGGCACCTACACCCAGCTTGCCGAGAGCCGGTATGCCAAGTTCCTCATCGCCAAGATGGTGGTGCAGGCCGACGGCGAGATCAAGGATCTCATCATCCCCGAGTTTTACGGTAAGGTGCGGAAGTTGATCAACCACCCCGAGGCTTCATGGATCTTGGACGACATCTACAGACAAATCGCGACGAAGGAGCAGAAGGCCATCCTTCTGAGAGAATGGTACGGACCCGAGTTTGCCCTCCTCGAGCGCAGCAAGGACGAGAAGCCGACTTCCGACCTCGCGACTATCCTCGAGCAGAACCCCAGCAAAAAAGCCTACATCCTCAAGAGTCTCAACGACATGATCAACTCGCTGGTTCAGAAGAAGATGACTGGTTTCACGATGCTTCACGACGCCATGTTGCAGTACTTCCTCAATGTCGAGCCCGGCACGGAAAACTTCAACCTGTTTGTTGAGATGATCAAGGACGACGAGGAGGGTGATTTGCTGAAGAACATGGCCTTCACCCGCTCTGGATCCCGTTTGGTGGCTCTGCTTCTGGCCCACGGTTCCTCCAAGGACCGCAGAAACTTGCTCAAGGCATACAAAGACAACTTCGTGCTGATGTCGGGTGACCCCAACGCTCACATTGTGATCCTCACCGCTTTCGATGTCATTGATGACACGAAGATGTCATCAAAGGCCATCTTCCCCGAGCTGATTGGCGACGACAAGGAGAAGGCGACAGACAACATCGTTGTTTCTACATCAAATCCCTTCGCCAAGGCCACGCTTCTGTATCTGTTGGAGGGCCAGACCCGCGCTCTCTTCTCCGATAACATGAGCGACGACCTTGCGATTCTCAAGGAGGTTCATGCAATTCGCCAAACCACCAGTAAGAAGGACGCCGAGATAAGAAGGAAAGAGTTGGTTGCTGTTATGTCACCTGCGCTCATTACTGCCGTTGTCGAGGCTGCACCGGCTTTGGTCGCAGACCCCTTCGGTTGCCAGCTGGTTGCGGACGTGCTGCTCTCTGCGGAGGGTGACAAGACGGCAGCTCTTGAGGCCGTAGCAGCGGTCGCTGAGGGCGACCCTGGCGCGGAGCCCATGGAGGTAGAAGGTGTCCCTACCCCTGTCCACGTCTCGCGGACAGCATTTGGAGGCCGGTTGATCAAGACGCTTATTGCAGGAGGCAAGTTCAACAAGGAGACCGGCAAGGTCGAGCCCGTTGAGCCGCCATTGAAGTTCGCCGATATCCTGTACCCGATCATCAAGGACTATATTGTGGACTGGGCCACGGGCCCAAGTTCCTTTGTCGTTCTCAACATGTTGGAAGCCGAGGACTTTAGCCATGCTGCTGAGCTGAAGAAGACGCTCAAGAAGCACAAGAAAGACCTGCAGAAGGCTGCCACTGAAGAGACGGCCGAGCAGAAGGAGGCCAAGGAGGCCAGAGCCCAAAAGGATAGCGAGAAGGGCGAGAAGGGCGCAAAGAAGGGCAAAAAGGGTGCAAAGAAGGCAGACAAGCCTGTAGGCAACCTTGGCAGCAAGCTTCTGTTGGAGAAGTTGTAA
- a CDS encoding TPR domain-containing protein produces MAPTRPNKKSKKRTQKKPANAAHKLVEAATKLTEGDLESAYSAGKEALDVTGAGGDYELAALNLLGQISIEMGEVDEARAYFLRAVELDPEGALDERIGGGPEKFLWLAQLSEEGGQDSVNWFDKGAQSLRGQIQALVDVGDKKRSAEQGTALEEKKQKLGGTLCAVAEVYMTDLSWEADAEQRCEALVTEAGLVAPDSAETWQTVANVRISQEKIDEARAALTRSLELWVDLPPLDPNVPAFPTRISLVRLLLEVEMEQEAIEVLERLVGDDDQSVEAWYLGGWALFIAGEKVKAKGEAAKLGEDEEDWKVTWDTARRWLMRCLKLYEAQEYEDERLGEHAKELFASINKELGEPPAGAEDEEYDDGWEDAGSDDGEAMEE; encoded by the coding sequence ATGGCGCCAACTCGCCCCAACAAAAAGTCAAAAAAGAGAACACAAAAGAAGCCCGCCAACGCGGCTCACAAGCTAGTCGAAGCCGCCACAAAACTGACAGAAGGAGACTTGGAGAGCGCCTACTCAGCTGGCAAGGAAGCCCTCGATGTCACAGGCGCAGGGGGCGACTATGAGCTGGCGGCGTTGAACCTCCTGGGCCAAATCAGCATCGAGATGGGCGAGGTCGACGAGGCGAGGGCGTACTTCTTGCGCGCCGTCGAGCTGGACCCCGAAGGCGCCCTCGACGAGCGCATAGGCGGCGGGCCGGAAAAGTTTCTCTGGCTCGCGCAGCTCAGCGAGGAGGGAGGGCAGGATAGCGTCAACTGGTTCGACAAGGGCGCGCAGTCGCTGCGGGGCCAGATCCAGGCGCTTGTGGACGTCGGCGACAAGAAGCGCAGCGCCGAGCAGGGGACGGCGctcgaggagaagaagcagaAGCTGGGCGGGACGCTGTGCGCCGTGGCCGAGGTGTACATGACGGACCTGTCGTGGGAGGCGGACGCGGAGCAGAGGTGCGAGGCGCTCGTCACCGAGGCAGGACTGGTCGCGCCCGACTCGGCCGAGACGTGGCAGACGGTGGCCAACGTGCGGATATCGCAGGAGAAGATTGACGAGGCCAGGGCGGCGCTGACGAGGAGTCTGGAGCTGTGGGTCGACTTGCCGCCGCTGGATCCCAACGTCCCGGCGTTCCCTACGCGCATCAGCCTAGTGCGGCTGCTGCTCGAGGTGGAGATGGAGCAGGAGGCGATTGAGGTTCTCGAGAGGCTTGTCGGCGATGATGACCAGAGTGTCGAGGCGTGGTATCTCGGCGGGTGGGCTCTGTTTATTGCGGGCGAGAAGGTCAAAGCCAAGGGCGAGGCGGCCAAGCTgggcgaggacgaggaggactGGAAGGTTACGTGGGATACGGCTCGGCGGTGGTTGATGCGCTGCTTGAAGCTGTACGAGGCTCAGGAGTACGAGGACGAGAGGCTGGGCGAGCACGCCAAGGAGCTGTTTGCCTCTATCAACAAGGAGCTCGGCGAGCCCCCGGCTGGCGCAGAGGATGAGGAGTACGACGATGGTTGGGAAGATGCCGGTAGTGATGATGGCGAGGCGATGGAAGAGTAA
- a CDS encoding sybindin-like family protein — protein sequence MSRQDAAAAATAASVTAAGGIPARPEPPTGLEVMETENFRLQCFNTMTGTKFLLFTDTTQTNIDVTLRRIYDLYSDYVMKNPFYQLEMPIRCEMFERKLLSYIREINNR from the coding sequence ATGAGCCGGCAAGATGCTGCAGCCGCTGCAACCGCAGCCAGCGTGACCGCGGCGGGCGGAATACCTGCACGGCCTGAGCCGCCAACGGGACTAGAGGTCATGGAGACGGAGAACTTTAGGCTGCAGTGCTTCAACACCATGACAGGCACAAAGTTCCTGCTCTTCACCGATACGACTCAGACCAACATCGACGTAACGCTTCGGAGGATATACGACCTTTACAGCGATTACGTCATGAAAAACCCGTTCTATCAGCTCGAAATGCCCATCCGCTGCGAGATGTTTGAACGGAAATTGTTATCATACATCCGGGAGATCAACAATCGATAG
- a CDS encoding RWD repeat domain-containing protein has product MYVPLCHQRPSLSRQLHLQQRLVVTNQQPAHCPKLPERASKIQTLRMGREEQVEEREVLESIFPDEITDISETEFRIQIALDIPGEEEDPPTMFLQVRYPDAYPDEPPTLDLQSVRDAAPYEWFSVAEDKERLLQGLEETIQENLGMAMVFSLVSALKEAAEMLVEERKQEKEKEKEERAAAAEREENKKFHGTPVTPETFLKWRDDFIKEMKELKEKEEEERLAELKKAKVKEPVKLTGRQLWERGLASKADFDDEEEGGLAEGVEKLKVEAV; this is encoded by the exons ATGTACGTACCTCTCTGCCATCAACGGCCATCTTTGAGCCGCCAGCTACATCTTCAACAGCGTCTTGTAGTAACAAACCAGCAACCAGCGCATTGTCCCAAGCTCCCAGAACGCGCCTCGAAGATACAGACACTCAGAATGGGGCGCGAGGAACAAGTTGAGGAGCGCGAGGTGCTCGAATCCATCTTTCCAGATGAGATCACCG ATATCTCAGAGACAGAGTTCAGAATACAAATCGCCCTAGACATCCCCGGCGAAGAGGAGGACCCGCCAACAATGTTCCTTCAGGTCCGATACCCAGACGCATACCCCGACGAGCCACCCACCCTCGACCTGCAATCCGTGCGTGATGCCGCGCCCTACGAGTGGTTCAGCGTGGCGGAGGACAAGGAGCGGCTCCTCCAAGGTCTCGAGGAGACGATTCAGGAGAACCTAGGCATGGCTATGGTCTTCTCCCTCGTATCGGCTCTGAAGGAGGCAGCAGAGATGCTCGTCGAGGAGCGCAagcaggagaaggagaaggagaaggaagagcgggccgctgccgccgagCGCGAGGAGAACAAGAAGTTCCACGGAACACCCGTGACACCCGAGACGTTCCTCAAGTGGCGCGATGATTTCATCAAGGAGATGAAGGAGTTgaaggagaaggaagaggaggagcgcCTCGCCGAGTTGAAGAAGGCCAAGGTCAAGGAACCGGTCAAGCTGACGGGCAGACAACTATGGGAGCGTGGCCTCGCTAGTAAGGCTGACTTTGATGACGAGGAAGAAGGGGGGCTGGCGGAGGGTGTCGAGAAGCTCAAGGTTGAGGCGGTATAG
- a CDS encoding phosphoribosylglycinamide formyltransferase: MTLKNGETRLNQNISRVTPPRKEDSNSLLLAPKSRQLTRTQHLTLTLTFTNITHLTMSSSSTTETCRLVVLCSGSGTNLQAIINAVADGTVPRSKIEKVIVNRKTAYAVQRAEKAGIPTRYFNLVSGGFTAKGEKDEAKLREGRGRYDAALAELVLQNEPDLVVLAGWMHVFSAPFLRPLEAAGVPVINLHPALPGRYDGANAIGRAYEDFQAGKLENNRTGAMIHYVIETVDRGEPILIEEVEIRSGDSLADVEERMHSVEHGLIVKATAKVVQEILERKKQ, from the exons ATGACTTTGAA AAACGGCGAGACCCGTCTCAACCAGAATATCTCGAGAGTTACCCCTCCAAGGAAAGAAGACTCGAACTCACTTCTACTCGCCCCTAAATCAAGGCAACTCACTCGAACCCAGCATCTCACACTCACACTCACATTCACCAACATCACACATCTAACCATGTCGTCATCATCCACCACCGAAACCTGCCGCCTCGTGGTCCTCTGCTCCGGCTCCGGCACGAACCTGCAAGCCATCATCAACGCAGTCGCCGACGGCACCGTACCGCGAAGCAAGATTGAAAAGGTCATTGTGAACCGCAAGACCGCCTACGCCGTCCAGCGCGCGGAGAAGGCGGGCATCCCGACGCGGTACTTCAACCTCGTCTCGGGCGGCTTCACGGCCAAGGGCGAAAAGGACGAGGCGAAGCTGCGCGAGGGCCGCGGCCGGTACGACGCGGCGCTGGCCGAGCTCGTGCTGCAGAACGAGCCGGACCTCGTCGTCCTCGCCGGGTGGATGCACGTGTTTAGCGCGCCGTTTTTGCGGCCGTTGGAGGCTGCCGGAGTTCCGGTCATTAATCTTCATCCGGCGCTGCCTG GCCGTTATGATGGTGCCAATGCGATTGGAAGGGCATACGAAGATTTCCAGGCCGGCAAGCTTGAGAACAACCGGACCGGAGCAATGATTCACTATGTCATTGAGACGGTGGACCGTGGAGAGCCT ATCCTCATTGAGGAGGTTGAGATTCGCTCGGGTGACAGCCTGGCAGATGTGGAAGAGCGTATGCACAGCGTCGAACACGGTCTCATTGTCAAGGCCACCGCAAAGGTCGTGCAGGAGATTTTGGAAAGGAAGAAGCAATAG
- a CDS encoding DNA mismatch repair protein mutL has protein sequence MSISQLPQATVRQLGSSVVIPSPVSLVKELVDNAIDANANHIEIRTSANAIDKIQVRDNGHGISSEDYDALGRRSHTSKLRTFEELQCKGGQTLGFRGDALASVNAVSKLTITTRTTRDPVAVLLVLNPKGGGFTDKKHVAGSVGTTVDVSDLFANIPVRRQQILKESKKTYAQIKDLLQKTFSGTTPAISAAKPGRPDTPASVMRLEAFLPRADADPLKVSGKGYFISVDSRPMATAGGTMKKLVDIYKKHLRGCVVLDNSSKSIPKPFIRLNVECRLGSYDPNVTTAKDEVIFANEPKLLSLFEDMCKEIYRATEPDITAEVVTESHQGAYERARHKSPDLLPDDDEENYDLLQELVSVDGKSQERVLTGLGSPESGQQLPEPPDREHSHGRKAVPGVVEDLSCPASVDHSSIDIEYSTVINSSPSSDPGQARIGRGDEADTQEAVLTQTLLRTGWEVNMARDETASPEGQTQLVLLGPPSTDVHELIQSQVEQQTQREEPNPWSLARKAAANHSARRENISGLQYTGEQRDGDTTPRQQGHAPNLADTMQEADEVVSQEIEDRKFSRQQKFQPHWVPAAAREGIYEPDTLKPPILQHPTAPPTSHQIPRHREQRRIPRDEEAFHSSFTGHEIEDLEIIPQRGPGVRQRIGAKTSYPFADLDESSVLGTPPPSSSPLRMPFRVPARIEQGSNRHGRQASLRPAQAARRFEPRRADGLRQSKLAVNTRRDIQHPELKDTSGFCFPSIESRRDNYNDDVEETRKSKHRYKQASPDPNERQMLERLNALRHRTEDVYVEIAGEERGRSLSRRATTTLPDMSPRRYLKKRLASRSRSRTKIHKRMRSEMLPFEKLFSEPHTQTHSLALDLQDLRQEVANASDFDLYISRGIQEVAFHMGRNEMENISNKLQEIVCAWVYEKHGVEVELEVDIGALCDGEDIGV, from the exons ATGTCAATATCTCAGCTACCACAAGCGACTGTTCGTCAGCTTGGCTCCTCTGTCGTCATCCCATCTCCTGTGTCACTTGTCAAGGAACTCGTAGACAATGCTATTGACGCCAATGCAAACCATATCGAGATCAGAACTTCCGCAAACGCAATAGACAAAATCCAGGTCAGAGACAACGGTCACGGTATTAGCTCAGAGGACTACGATGCTCTTGGACGCCGGTCCCACACCAGTAAGCTTCGGACTTTCGAGGAGCTTCAATGCAAGGGAGGCCAAACACTCGGCTTCCGCGGCGATGCCTTGGCAAGCGTAAATGCCGTCTCGAAGCTTACCATCACGACTAGAACGACCCGTGATCCAGTGGCGGTCTTGCTGGTACTAAACCCCAAGGGCGGTGGATTTACGGATAAGAAGCATGTTGCGGGCTCCGTTGGGACTACCGTCGACGTCTCGGACTTGTTTGCCAACATTCCGGTTCGCAGGCAACAAATTCTGAAGGAGAGCAAGAAAACATACGCACAGATCAAGGACCTCCTACAG AAGACGTTCAGCGGAACCACTCCTGCGATCTCAGCAGCGAAACCGGGAAGACCAGACACACCAGCATCCGTCATGAGACTCGAAGCTTTTCTCCCGAGAGCTGATGCCGATCCTTTGAAAGTGTCTGGCAAAGGTTACTTCATTTCCGTTGACTCGAGACCTATGGCCACCGCAGGGGGCACGATGAAGAAACTTGTCGATATTTACAAAAAACACCTGCGCGGCTGCGTCGTTCTTGACAATTCTTCCAAGTCCATTCCCAAGCCCTTCATACGCTTGAATGTCGAATGCAGGCTCGGAAGCTACGACCCCAACGTAACCACGGCCAAAGACGAGGTCATCTTTGCAAACGAGCCAAAATTACTGTCCCTATTCGAAGACATGTGCAAGGAGATATACCGAGCAACCGAGCCCGACATAACAGCTGAAGTGGTCACGGAAAGTCACCAAGGTGCATACGAGCGAGCTAGACATAAAAGTCCGGATCTTCTTccagacgacgacgaagagaACTATGACCTCCTGCAAGAATTGGTCTCGGTCGACGGGAAGAGTCAGGAAAGAGTACTGACCGGCCTGGGTTCCCCTGAAAGTGGACAGCAGCTGCCAGAACCCCCCGATAGAGAGCATTCACACGGTCGTAAAGCCGTGCCTGGGGTGGTGGAAGATCTGAGTTGTCCCGCTTCTGTGGATCACAGCTCAATAGATATCGAGTACAGCACTGTCATAAACAGTTCCCCTTCCTCAGACCCAGGGCAAGCACGAATTGGCCGAGGAGATGAGGCGGATACTCAGGAGGCAGTGCTCACCCAAACCCTCCTTCGGACTGGCTGGGAAGTGAATATGGCTAGAGACGAGACTGCCAGTCCCGAGGGTCAAACGCAGCTGGTTCTTCTGGGGCCTCCCAGCACTGACGTACACGAGCTCATCCAGTCACAAGTGGAACAGCAGACACAAAGAGAGGAACCAAACCCGTGGTCTTTGGCCAGGAAGGCGGCAGCAAACCATTCGGCTCGCCGCGAAAATATATCTGGCCTCCAATACACGGGCGAACAAAGGGACGGCGATACAACTCCTCGCCAGCAAGGCCATGCCCCCAATTTAGCAGATACTATGCAAGAAGCCGATGAAGTAGTCAGCCAAGAGATCGAAGATCGAAAATTTTCTCGTCAGCAGAAATTTCAACCCCATTGGGTACCTGCAGCAGCAAGGGAGGGTATTTACGAACCAGATACCTTGAAACCACCGATACTACAACACCCTACCGCCCCACCGACAAGTCATCAGATTCCAAGACACCGGGAACAGCGAAGAATTCCAAGAGATGAGGAGGCATTCCATTCATCTTTTACTGGACACGAAATCGAAGACCTGGAAATAATACCGCAGAGGGGCCCAGGTGTTCGCCAACGCATCGGTGCCAAGACGTCGTATCCCTTTGCGGATCTTGACGAGAGTAGTGTGCTTGGCACGCCTCCTCCGTCTTCCAGTCCATTGCGAATGCCATTCCGAGTACCTGCCCGCATTGAACAAGGTAGCAACCGTCATGGACGACAGGCATCGCTGAGGCCTGCCCAGGCTGCTCGGAGATTTGAGCCTCGTAGGGCAGACGGACTGAGACAAAGCAAGCTTGCCGTTAACACACGAAGAGATATACAGCACCCGGAGCTCAAGGATACATCAGGATTTTGCTTTCCTTCAATTGAGTCCAGAAGAGATAATTACAATGATGATGTCGAAGAGACGAGGAAGTCAAAGCATCGGTATAAGCAAGCCAGCCCAGATCCAAACGAGAGGCAGATGTTGGAGAGATTGAACGCTCTACGCCACAGAACTGAAGACGTGTATGTCGAAATTGCAGGTGAAGAACGCGGAAGATCACTCTCACGGAGAGCTACAACCACCCTGCCAGATATGTCTCCGCGAAGATACCTGAAGAAGAGACTGGCATCTAGGTCCAGGTCGAGAACCAAGATACACAAGAGAATGAGATCTGAGATGCTTCCATTTGAGAAGCTTTTCTCTGAGCCTCACACCCAAACACACTCACTTGCACTTGATCTACAAGATTTGCGGCAGGAGGTTGCCAATGCGTCTGATTTTGATCTTTACATCTCCAGAGGCATCCAGGAAGTGGCGTTTCACATGGGTAGGAATGAAATGGAGAATATCAGCAACAAGCTTCAAGAAATTGTGTGCGCCTGGGTGTATGAGAAGCATGGAGTTGAGGTGGAGCTCGAGGTTGATATTGGTGCATTGTGCGATGGAGAAGACATAGGAGTATAG
- a CDS encoding von Willebrand factor type A domain-containing protein, whose amino-acid sequence MDLQRSQVWRTEESSFAIGMVRFVEVQSTEGLDWDIYGTYSDLALGPESRYLQSRNDSPYSQLPFPIRSSHDQTPLNTAILGHFSDSNLVYDIRKYSDSTDFTLQPPSCNTRRCPARTVKMVLEAVMVVVDNSESSRNGDYQPTRYDSQADAVNVIFQTITNGNPESSVGLMSMGGKGPEVLVTLTTDQGKILDGLHRTKTKIKGTSHLATGIQVAGLALKHRQNKSQRQRIIVFVCSPIEEEEKKLVQLAKKMKKGNVSVDFVLFGDLDDDDTQKKLQAFNESVKGGEGSNLVVIPPSSKLLSDQLISSPILLGDNAGGSGGGGGGGSGMESGGGGGNFGEFDFDPAMDPELALALRMSMEDEKARQEKKAREEAESGQKGSLEDIKEEGEGAPLLGKDGESSSKKDKKDDDSMDTS is encoded by the exons ATGGATCTCCAAAG ATCGCAAGTATGGAGAACTGAAGAATCGTCGTTCGCAATTGGCATGGTGAGGTTTGTAGAAGTGCAGAGTACAGAGGGTCTAGATTGGGACATCTACGGTACATACTCGGATCTT GCGCTTGGCCCGGAGTCTCGATACTTACAATCACGCAACGACTCCCCTTACTCTCAG CTTCCCTTTCCCATCCGAAGCTCGCACGATCAAACACCACTCAACACCGCCATCCTCGGACACTTTAGCGATTCCAACCTCGTCTACGACATCAGAAAATATTCGGACTCCACAGATTTCACATTACAACCTCCCTCCTGCAATACACGCCGGTGCCCCGCCCGAACCGTCAAGATGGTCCTCGAAGCGGTGATGGTCGTTGTCGACAACAGCGAAAGCAGTCGTAACGGTGATTACCAACCGACAAGATACGACTCTCAAGCGGACGCCGTCAACGTTATTTTCCAGACCATCACAAATGGAAACCCCGAGTCCTCGGTCGGCCTGATGAGCATGGGTGGCAAGGGCCCCGAGGTGTTGGTCACCCTCACGACAGATCAGGGCAAGATCCTGGATGGATTGCACCGCACGAAGACCAAGATCAAGGGAACATCACACCTTGCCACCGGAATTCAGGTTGCCGGC CTTGCCCTTAAGCACCGTCAGAACAAGTCCCAACGGCAACGGATAATCGTCTTCGTCTGCTCGCCCAtcgaggaggaagagaagaagcTAGTTCAGCTGGCCAAGAAGATGAAGAAGGGCAACGTTTCGGTCGATTTCGTACTGTTCGGCGACctggacgacgacgacacgCAGAAGAAGCTGCAAGCGTTCAACGAGAGCGTCAAGGGTGGTGAGGGCTCCAACCTCGTCGTCATTCCCCCAAGCAGCAAGCTTCTTAGCGACCAGCTCATTTCGAGCCCGATCCTCCTCGGAGACAATGCTGGCGGAAgcggtggtggcggcggcggtggcagCGGCATGGAAAGtggcggcggaggcggcAACTTTGGCGAGTTCGACTTCGACCCTGCCATGGACCCGGAGCTGGCACTTGCGCTTCGCATGAGTATGGAGGACGAGAAGGCGCGgcaggagaagaaggcccGCGAGGAGGCCGAGTCCGGTCAGAAAGGATCTCTTGAGGACATTAAGGAAGAGGGCGAGGGTGCACCTCTCCTCGGCAAGGATGGCGAGTCAAGCAGCAAGAAGGACAAGAAGGACGACGACTCGATGGACACTTCGTAA